The segment TTAGCATATCTAGTGGCTGTACAGGCAATGCCACATCTGGCTGCAAAAGTATATTTTAGAAAGACAGAAAAGTTGAATAAACAATCATTCTCACTATTGAGGGAAGATTTGAAACTACATCCTTACATGTTGATCACGAGATAGCTGTGAAATCTTAACAAGGTGGTCCTGCAAAACAGTATCCTCAATTGTTTGCACCAATGTACCAGAAGTGCCCTTGTTACCCCATGAAGGCCATACAACTTCAGGACCATCCAAGCAAAACTGAGCCCTATGGAAAATTTTGTCTTCAGAAAATAAACCTCTCATCCCCCAATGTCGAGGACTTGAGCTGCCGGATCTAACGATAGGGAATCCTCGTTTTCTTGACTCTCCAGCAGGTGAAGGAGGTGGTGGCCTAGGTACGCGAGGAACACTAAGTACTACTGGTGATGGAGGTCTTCTTAGAATAGGTATGTCCCTCCTTGTTGATGGTACGCATGGGCTCCTGTGATCATGACCACCCTTAATGTCAGATCTTGATGACCTTCGTGATATATTAGGAACAACTATCGGCCTCAGCATGGCATATGGTAATGTATCTGCCTTAACTACTTCACTGCCACAAGACACAGCCTTTGCAACTGAAGTTATTTTATCTTCAGGGCTATCTTGCACGGAAGATGGAGAGGTCAGAGCTTCATTATTGATTTCATTCCCTGTTATCGAGTGAGCACCTGGATCCAAAGATTCGTTTTGAGAACAGGATGGAGTGGAGGGTGGTGATGATACACCATTTGTGTATGTAGATGGAATACCATTAGCCACATCATCAACAACTCGTATAACATCAGCCTCATGCCAAGCCCAGGCACTATCATCTGAACTAAGAGATGGTGGCCTAGAAAAACCAGTTCCTGCATGTTCCGCAGGACTCCAGTACATCACACCTCCACCAAAGTATTGATTAATATCTCTTCCAGAATGTGCGCGACTATCTGATTCTTCTTCAGAAAACCAGTAGCTTTCAGTATCATCCGCAACATCACTGTCACTGCAGATACCCCCTCTTTGCACTAATTGAGCAGGGAACCCTGACCAAGCAGAAGATTGCATCTGTGGGGTATACAATGGATCATAGCTTACAGCAGCATTTTTACCATAACCTCTAAAAACAGGAGGCCAGTCAAAACTTAGCGGCACTGCTAGAGAAGGTAACATTTGATTGCATCCAGCATCAATTGGTGGATTCCTCACCTGATGGTTGGCAGGGAGAAAGGGTTGGCTAAATTGAGTTGGCCATTTGTAACCAACATCAAGATGCAACCTGTCTTCTGCAGCTGGACGCTGTTGCATTTGAGGAGATACAAAATGAGATGGTGTTACACTAGGCCATTCATATGACGTTCCTCCCAGTAGGTTCCTATTGTATACATAATATTCACCGCCACTATTTTTCATAACTCCATTTTCACTTATAGCACTTTGAAGCATGTCAGTAGGAATAACAGAAGGTAAAATTTTGTTCTTTGTCACTTCAGATTTATTATCCACATGTTTCTCATCACATTCAGTTTTTTCCTGTGCAGATCTTACCAAGGAGTCAACTGAACTTCCATCCATATTAGTGGAAGAGACATCATTGCTTCTAGAAGGTAAACAAGAGGATGACTGAACCAAGGATTCACTTTGACTAATGTACGAAGAGGCCTGCTCAGCCACATTGAAGGCATCATCATGAGCACTCTGAGAAAGTTCTGTAGCAATTGATGAGCAAACTCTAGGAGGATACAATGTGTCTTCAAGTTTTGCACCCTTACTGGTGGCTATTACCTTTGTTCCATTAGATAAAATGGAAGAGTTAGAACAGTTAACTGCTTCAGAGATCTCGTTCTTGGAAGGACGGACATAAGATGGGTGATGAGGTGAGACATCAGCCTCTTCAGCAGCTTCATGCGAGGCCTCTGCAGCACTATGGGGAACAGCTGTTTTCAATTTGGTAGATCTTGGGCTCTCAGGCCTCATCAGATTTGGTAGTTTTGTTTTCCCTTTgcgtttgttcttctttttgttaCATTGATTTCTGCAACCATCCAACACGACAGTTTGCTCCTAAAATATCGAGAACTCCCTCATAAGTCATGAATAAATGAACAACCAAACAAAACAGATTGGCCAAAATAATGCTTACAACCTTCATTGTTGGTACAATTTCCTTGTTAGGAGTTTTTTCAGATGGAGGTCCAGCAGCAGTGCCTTCAACAGATGGACCACAATGGTTTGGTAAAGGCCTACAATTGCGACTATCTGAACTACTGCATCCGTTATCCTGGAAAGAAGACCTTAGGTTAACCATATATAACTTAATATACTCAGTGAAGCATAAAGTCTTATACCTATGGCAATAATAAAGCAATCTGAGCAACAAATCAACTATACCTTGGACGGCTTAGTAGATACTGTTGGCTTTTTCAATGTGTTAGACTTCTTCTTTCCTTTCCGAGAACCTCCACTGGTCTTTTCAACATCTTTCTTTTTCGGAGCTCCATCCCCAATAAGTTCAAGATTTATACTTTCTGTCGACACCACCATGAGAAGCCCTTGTAATTTCATAAGTACATCACCAGCAGTAGTAGCAGCCGACACTAATGAACTGAAAAAGATTGCATCACCACTGCAGCAAGTAATGTTGCTCTTCAAACAGACTATCTCCTCGACTAGTTTCAGTCTTTTCAACTCTTTAGCAAATACAGGCTTCTTGCTACAAGACAGAATGTTTGCAACATCAATGGAAGAAGCACGATTCTTTCTGAATAAAGACTGTCGTGTACATTCACAAGATTTGTCTGCCATAAATGATCCTGGTTCACCTAAGCAGAAGCAGAAATTATCCCTTGGGGCACTCTCTGATCCTTCAACCATCTCATTTGCCTGCAAGCTTGAGCAATTAGCATATTAGTATGGGCTCGAGGTGTAGAAACATGCTCAGAACAATTGCATGCAAAAGTTTAGCAATTCTCTCCCAATCAGGGTGACAAAGAGCTGATTGTTTGTTACGCAGCAACAGCATCAATATGATTGGGCTAACTTTGACACATCAAGATCCAAGGAAGACACAACTTGCTTCGAGAAAAATGAGGGGTCTCACATTTAAATAGAGGATAATTTCCAGAATCACACAAAAAATCATACAGATCACAAAGTAAACTACTTGCAATAAACATGCTGCAGTGACTATTATATAAAAGCACTCTTACAAATACTAGTAAAACATTTAACCCACAATACCTCAGAAATATATTCATTGGACCAAACGCCAGAAACAAGGCCCCTTTGCAATCTGATATTCAGTTCTTTTATAACATGTAAAAAAACATGATAGCGCTAACTCTGCTACATAACAGTTATTCTGGATCCATTGATCGATTAAGACTATGCTGAAACTTCAGTTATATAAAGCATGCAGATTTCAGAAAACATCActtgccaaacagtttgaatatGTTAGCGCCATTTCAGGAAAAGAAGGGTTTTTTCTCAGCGCAAACATAACAGAATAGACAACTTCTGTATGTCATTTCCAAAATCAAGAGAAGAAACAATGCTTTAAACATATATGTGAAATCAATCTTCATCATATTTCTGAACCAGGTGCTTTCATATTTCACATACTTTTTGAAGAAGTTCCTTTGAAACCTACCACATTGCCTtgcttgttttttttatttaaaggaAAGGTGCACCTACATTTGCATAAATTAACGTCGATACAAGAAAAGGCAATTTGCTTCTATTTCCTATACAAGAACCTATTACGAGGTTAAGAACAATGGCTTGTTTTCTCTAAACTGATTTTAGAAATAAGATTGCAAGACTAGAGTATGCCATGTTACTTCTCTCACTTTTTCCATCCTTCCATCACCATCAACGGCCTTTCCACAAATTTCTTACAATAAAATAGCTACCCCAAAATGCATCAGTGGGATACACCACCCCTAATAAACACAAACCAGAGTTACTTGACTCATGCACATCTTAACTAAATCACAGGTTGACAATGTTCATGTAATAATAACAAATAAACATCTTATCCCAAACCATCTCACTTGAATTAAAAACATTGTAAAAGTTTATTACGAAATTAAAGACATGACTCTGGAATCTGGAGTTCACTTATGCAAATAAGGCATACAACTGTGAAATGCAACCCCATAGTATTTGAAATCCATAATTATCATACTATATATCAAAATGCAGCATAGAAAGCATATTACCAGGGCAATTGCACCTTTCCCAAAGAATGCCCCAATGATCCTTGCTCTCATCCGAGGCTCCAGCCTCATCCACCAATCCACATATCCCTTCTCCCTCCAGAACGCGTTTGCAGCAAGCCCAGCCTTCTCCTTCACACCCTTCCCAATTCTGACCGCCTTCCTCCCTCCAACTCCTCCTCCCCCTGCCGCCGCCCACGACATTCGCAGTGCGATCTCCAGCCTGTTGGCCAGAAACTCCTCGATCACGTAGTACCCCTTGTCATTAAGCCAAGGCAGCTCCGGGAAATCCTGGCACGCCAGCACGGCCAGGTCCACTTCCCCCTCCCCGCAGCAGAGGAACCTCCCGCCAGAGATCTCGTCCATGGCCGCGACAAAGCCGTCGAGGTCAGCGAGGAAGGCTTCGGCGACGGTGATCGCGTCGGGGCACCGCGACGACGCGGGTGAGGAGGGGAAGAGGAGGATGTTGGCGAAGAGAAGCGTCTGCGCCCGGGAgcccgcggcggcgcgggcgaGGAGGCCCCGGGAGAGGCGCGAGAGCACGGTCGGCTCCTCGGCCCCGCGCGCGGAGCCGGAGGTGGAcggggacgaggaggaggagtggAGGACGAAGAAGGAGGAGTGGccccggaggcggaggcggcggacCATGGAGAGCAGCGCGGCAGCCGCGGCCGGGGAGAGGAGggaggcggcggccgcggcgcgcgcggCGGGGGTGAGCGAGGCGAGCCACCGGAGGATCGCGGCGCGCGgtgacgaggaggaggaagaggaggaggaggaggcagaagcggcggcggcggggctaGGGTTCGCGGCGGCGTGGTAGAGGGAGAGGTGCGCGGTGAGGGCGTCCATGAGCTCCTTCGTTGTGCGCGGCGCCGCGGAGGTGGACGCCATGCTGGGCGCCGCGGAGCGACCGCGTCGGTGCCGGTGGTTGGTCGGGACTCGGGAATGGGGAGGAGTGGCCGCTGTGGTGGGCCTGGGCGCTCTTCCGGAGTTCCGGTCGGGCTTGGTTTGCGGAGCAGCggagagagttttttttttttttgcgtccGAGTACGTATATTTCTTGGTTTTTTTAACATGAAGACACGTATGTTTTTTTAAATGCCATACGGTGACGACACTGACAGGTGTGGCTGGGTTGTCATTCTTTGTAATCTGTTGGCGACAGTTCTTGTTTATTTACGCtttattcctttttttttattgGCTTGTTGCTGTTGCTCTAGAATCAGGTCGGTTACATTCATAGTAGCAAAAGCTAAGCATATTCTTGGAAAGAAGCATAATTTCCATAGCAAATTGTGGAGAAAG is part of the Sorghum bicolor cultivar BTx623 chromosome 10, Sorghum_bicolor_NCBIv3, whole genome shotgun sequence genome and harbors:
- the LOC8083186 gene encoding uncharacterized protein LOC8083186 isoform X1; the encoded protein is MASTSAAPRTTKELMDALTAHLSLYHAAANPSPAAAASASSSSSSSSSSPRAAILRWLASLTPAARAAAAASLLSPAAAAALLSMVRRLRLRGHSSFFVLHSSSSSPSTSGSARGAEEPTVLSRLSRGLLARAAAGSRAQTLLFANILLFPSSPASSRCPDAITVAEAFLADLDGFVAAMDEISGGRFLCCGEGEVDLAVLACQDFPELPWLNDKGYYVIEEFLANRLEIALRMSWAAAGGGGVGGRKAVRIGKGVKEKAGLAANAFWREKGYVDWWMRLEPRMRARIIGAFFGKGAIALANEMVEGSESAPRDNFCFCLGEPGSFMADKSCECTRQSLFRKNRASSIDVANILSCSKKPVFAKELKRLKLVEEIVCLKSNITCCSGDAIFFSSLVSAATTAGDVLMKLQGLLMVVSTESINLELIGDGAPKKKDVEKTSGGSRKGKKKSNTLKKPTVSTKPSKDNGCSSSDSRNCRPLPNHCGPSVEGTAAGPPSEKTPNKEIVPTMKEQTVVLDGCRNQCNKKKNKRKGKTKLPNLMRPESPRSTKLKTAVPHSAAEASHEAAEEADVSPHHPSYVRPSKNEISEAVNCSNSSILSNGTKVIATSKGAKLEDTLYPPRVCSSIATELSQSAHDDAFNVAEQASSYISQSESLVQSSSCLPSRSNDVSSTNMDGSSVDSLVRSAQEKTECDEKHVDNKSEVTKNKILPSVIPTDMLQSAISENGVMKNSGGEYYVYNRNLLGGTSYEWPSVTPSHFVSPQMQQRPAAEDRLHLDVGYKWPTQFSQPFLPANHQVRNPPIDAGCNQMLPSLAVPLSFDWPPVFRGYGKNAAVSYDPLYTPQMQSSAWSGFPAQLVQRGGICSDSDVADDTESYWFSEEESDSRAHSGRDINQYFGGGVMYWSPAEHAGTGFSRPPSLSSDDSAWAWHEADVIRVVDDVANGIPSTYTNGVSSPPSTPSCSQNESLDPGAHSITGNEINNEALTSPSSVQDSPEDKITSVAKAVSCGSEVVKADTLPYAMLRPIVVPNISRRSSRSDIKGGHDHRSPCVPSTRRDIPILRRPPSPVVLSVPRVPRPPPPSPAGESRKRGFPIVRSGSSSPRHWGMRGLFSEDKIFHRAQFCLDGPEVVWPSWGNKGTSGTLVQTIEDTVLQDHLVKISQLSRDQHPDVALPVQPLDMLNGLSHKTSLSLMHNALHEEIDQFCKQVAAADLVRRPYINWAVRRVTRCLQVLWPRSRTNLFGSNATGLALPTSDVDLVVSLPPVRNLEPIKEAGILEGRNGIKETCLQHAARCLTNQDWVRSDSLKTVENTAIPVIMLVADVPCDTNMSNEYSSVLDGSQEYSVNMLGEQGSPPRSDTSSSEGSNMLVCSKLNKDDCDIVQSIRLDISFKSSSHTGLQTTELVRELTQQFPAVVPLALILKKFLADRSLDHPYSGGLSSYCLVLLIVRFLQHEHHLGRPINQNLGSLLMDFLYFFGNIFDPRHMRISIQGSGIYLNRERGHSIDPIHIDDPLCPANNVGRNCFRIHQCIKAFADAFAVLENELLQFSSECSMPASAFNILKKIIPSIDSDEL
- the LOC8083186 gene encoding uncharacterized protein LOC8083186 isoform X2; the encoded protein is MVEGSESAPRDNFCFCLGEPGSFMADKSCECTRQSLFRKNRASSIDVANILSCSKKPVFAKELKRLKLVEEIVCLKSNITCCSGDAIFFSSLVSAATTAGDVLMKLQGLLMVVSTESINLELIGDGAPKKKDVEKTSGGSRKGKKKSNTLKKPTVSTKPSKDNGCSSSDSRNCRPLPNHCGPSVEGTAAGPPSEKTPNKEIVPTMKEQTVVLDGCRNQCNKKKNKRKGKTKLPNLMRPESPRSTKLKTAVPHSAAEASHEAAEEADVSPHHPSYVRPSKNEISEAVNCSNSSILSNGTKVIATSKGAKLEDTLYPPRVCSSIATELSQSAHDDAFNVAEQASSYISQSESLVQSSSCLPSRSNDVSSTNMDGSSVDSLVRSAQEKTECDEKHVDNKSEVTKNKILPSVIPTDMLQSAISENGVMKNSGGEYYVYNRNLLGGTSYEWPSVTPSHFVSPQMQQRPAAEDRLHLDVGYKWPTQFSQPFLPANHQVRNPPIDAGCNQMLPSLAVPLSFDWPPVFRGYGKNAAVSYDPLYTPQMQSSAWSGFPAQLVQRGGICSDSDVADDTESYWFSEEESDSRAHSGRDINQYFGGGVMYWSPAEHAGTGFSRPPSLSSDDSAWAWHEADVIRVVDDVANGIPSTYTNGVSSPPSTPSCSQNESLDPGAHSITGNEINNEALTSPSSVQDSPEDKITSVAKAVSCGSEVVKADTLPYAMLRPIVVPNISRRSSRSDIKGGHDHRSPCVPSTRRDIPILRRPPSPVVLSVPRVPRPPPPSPAGESRKRGFPIVRSGSSSPRHWGMRGLFSEDKIFHRAQFCLDGPEVVWPSWGNKGTSGTLVQTIEDTVLQDHLVKISQLSRDQHPDVALPVQPLDMLNGLSHKTSLSLMHNALHEEIDQFCKQVAAADLVRRPYINWAVRRVTRCLQVLWPRSRTNLFGSNATGLALPTSDVDLVVSLPPVRNLEPIKEAGILEGRNGIKETCLQHAARCLTNQDWVRSDSLKTVENTAIPVIMLVADVPCDTNMSNEYSSVLDGSQEYSVNMLGEQGSPPRSDTSSSEGSNMLVCSKLNKDDCDIVQSIRLDISFKSSSHTGLQTTELVRELTQQFPAVVPLALILKKFLADRSLDHPYSGGLSSYCLVLLIVRFLQHEHHLGRPINQNLGSLLMDFLYFFGNIFDPRHMRISIQGSGIYLNRERGHSIDPIHIDDPLCPANNVGRNCFRIHQCIKAFADAFAVLENELLQFSSECSMPASAFNILKKIIPSIDSDEL